In Pseudomonas frederiksbergensis, the genomic stretch AATTTTAACAGGAGGCACCCCGGGCCCTAGAGCGTAATCACCCCCATTCCATCTTTTTTAGGTGAAAACATGAATTACAATAATAAAATCTTGGTAAGTGAATCTGGTCTGAGCCAAAAGCACCTGATTCATGGCGATGAAGAACTTTTCCAACATGAACTGAAAACCATTTTTGCGCGGAACTGGCTTTTTCTCACTCATGATAGCCTGATTCCTGCCCCCGGCGACTATGTTACCGCAAAAATGGGGATTGACGAGGTCATCGTCTCCCGGCAGAACGACGGTTCGATTCGTGCTTTTCTGAACGTTTGCCGGCATCGTGGCAAGACGCTGGTGAGCGTGGAAGCCGGCAATGCCAAAGGTTTTGTTTGCAGCTATCACGGCTGGGGCTTCGGCTCCAACGGTGAACTGCAGAGCGTTCCATTTGAAAAAGATCTGTACGGCGAGTCGCTCAATAAAAAATGTCTGGGGTTGAAAGAAGTCGCTCGCGTGGAGAGCTTCCATGGCTTCATCTACGGTTGCTTCGACCAGGAGGCCCCTCCTCTTATGGACTATCTGGGTGACGCTGCTTGGTACCTGGAACCTATGTTCAAGCATTCCGGCGGTTTAGAACTGGTCGGTCCTCCAGGCAAGGTTGTGATCAAGGCCAACTGGAAGGCACCCGCGGAAAACTTTGTGGGAGATGCATACCACGTGGGTTGGACGCACGCGTCTTCGCTTCGCTCGGGGGAGTCTATCTTCTCGTCGCTCGCTGGCAATGCGGCGCTACCACCTGAAGGCGCAGGCTTGCAAATGACCTCCAAATACGGCAGCGGCATGGGTGTGTTGTGGGACGGATATTCAGGTGTGCATAGCGCAGACTTGGTTCCGGAATTGATGGCATTCGGAGGCGCAAAGCAGGAAAGGCTGAACAAAGAAATTGGCGATGTTCGCGCTCGGATTTATCGCAGCCACCTCAACTGCACCGTTTTCCCGAACAACAGCATGCTGACCTGCTCGGGTGTTTTCAAAGTATGGAACCCGATCGACGCAAACACCACCGAGGTCTGGACCTACGCCATTGTCGAAAAAGACATGCCTGAGGATCTCAAGCGCCGCTTGGCCGACTCTGTTCAGCGAACGTTCGGGCCTGCTGGCTTCTGGGAAAGCGACGACAATGACAATATGGAAACAGCTTCGCAAAACGGCAAGAAATATCAATCAAGAGATAGTGATCTGCTTTCAAACCTTGGTTTCGGTGAGGACGTATACGGCGACGCGGTCTATCCAGGCGTCGTCGGCAAATCGGCGATCGGCGAGACCAGTTATCGTGGTTTCTACCGGGCTTACCAGGCACACGTCAGCAGCTCCAACTGGGCTGAGTTCGAGCATGCCTCTAGTACTTGGCATACTGAACTTACGAAGACTACTGATCGCTAACAGACGAGTCGACCATGATGATCAATATTCAAGAAGACAAGCTGGTTTCCGCCCACGACGCCGAAGAGATTCTTCGTTTCTTCAATTGCCACGACTCTGCTTTGCAACAAGAAGCCACTACGCTGCTGACCCAGGAAGCGCATTTGTTGGACATTCAGGCTTACCGTGCTTGGTTAGAGCACTGCGTGGGGGCAGAGGTGCAATATCAGGTCATTTCACGCGAACTGCGCGCAGCTTCAGAGCGTCGTTATAAGCTCAATGAAGCCATGAACGTTTACAACGAAAATTTTCAGCAACTGAAAGTTCGAGTTGAGCATCAACTGGATCCGCAAAACTGGGGCAACAGCCCGAAGCTGCGCTTTACTCGCTTTATCACCAACGTCCAGGCCGCAATGGACGTAAATGACAAAGAGCTACTTCACATCCGCTCCAACGTCATTCTGCACCGGGCACGACGTGGCAATCAGGTCGATGTCTTCTACGCCGCCCGGGAAGATAAATGGAAACGTGGCGAAGGTGGAGTACGAAAATTGGTCCAGCGATTCGTCGATTACCCAGAGCGCATACTTCAGACGCACAATCTGATGGTCTTTCTGTGATTCAGTGACCATTTTTACAAATGGTCACTGCAACCGCGGTCACCATTAATCAAAGGGAATGTACGTGTATGGGCAATCAACAAGTCGTTTCGATAACCGGTGCAGGCTCAGGAATCGGTCTCGAACTGGTTCGGTCCTTTAAGTCGGCCGGTTATTACGTATCCGCTCTCGTACGAAACGAGGAGCAAGAGGCGCTTCTTTGCAAAGAGTTCAAGGACGCACTCGAGATTGTAGTGGGCGATGTCCGGGACCACGCAACAAATGAGAAGCTGATAAAGCAAACAATCGATAGATTCGGTCATCTTGATTGTTTTATTGCAAATGCCGGTATCTGGGATTACATGCTGAGCATCGAAGAGCCTTGGGAGAAAATATCGAGCAGTTTTGACGAAATATTCGACATTAATGTCAAGAGCTATTTCAGTGGCATCAGTGCCGCCCTGCCGGAACTGAAAAAGACTAACGGATCAGTGGTGATGACCGCTTCGGTGTCGTCCCATGCGGTCGGTGGTGGTGGTTCTTGCTACATCGCCAGCAAGCATGCGGTGCTCGGTATGGTTAAGGCTTTGGCCTACGAATTGGCCCCCGAAGTTCGCGTGAACGCTGTTTCGCCGGGGGGCACCGTGACGTCTCTGTGCGGTCCCGCGAGCGCCGGTTTCGACAAAATGCACATGAAAGACATGCCCGGCATCGACGATATGATCAAAGGTCTCACGCCTCTTGGGTTTGCAGCCAAGCCCGAAGACGTGGTGGCACCCTATTTGTTGCTGGCTTCGCGAAAGCAAGGAAAATTCATCACCGGCACCGTGATTAGCATTGATGGCGGTATGGCGCTCGGTCGCAAGTGAGCTTGTAGCCGATCAGAAGTTATAGACACATTTCAGGTGACGCCCCATGAAGACAAAACTGTTTATCAATAACGCCTGGATCGATTCTAGTGACCAGCAGACCTTCGAGCGCATACACCCCGTCAGCAGCGATGTGGTGACTGAGAGCGCAAACGCCACAGTGACGGACGCGATAAAGGCGGCGCAAGCGGCCGAGGAGGCGTTCAAGACCTGGAAGGCCGTTGGACCTTCAGAGCGTCGCCGCCTTCTCCTAAAGGTCGCCGATGTCATGGAAAGTAAAACACCCAAGTTCATCGAAGTGATGGCCATGGAGGTGGGAGCTTCCGCCCTTTGGGCCGGATTCAACGTCCATGCGTCTGCCAATGTGTTCCGAGAGGCTGCCTCGCTGGCTACCCAAATTCAGGGTGAAACCATCCCAACGGACAAAGCCGAAACGCTCTCAATGACACTACGTCAGCCGGTCGGCCCGATCCTAAGCATCGTTCCATGGAACGGCACCGCAGTGCTTGCGGCACGAGCCATCGCTTATCCGCTGGTCTGTGGCAACACTGTGGTGTTCAAAGGCTCTGAATTTAGTCCCGCGACGCATGCCCTGATCACCCAGTGCGTGCAGGAAGCCGGGCTGCCCGCTGGCGTGCTCAATTACCTCAACTCTTCGCCTGACCGTTCGCCCGAGATCGCTGACGCACTGATCTCTGCCAAGGAGATCCGCCGCATCAACTTCACGGGTTCCACCCGCGTGGGCAGCATTATCGCGCAGAAAGCCGCGCAACACCTCAAGCGCTGCCTGCTGGAGCTCGGCGGCAAGTCCCCGCTTATTGTTCTGGATGATGCAGACATCGATGCGGCGGTCAAGGCAGCGGTGTTCGGTAGCTTCCTGTTCCAAGGTCAGATCTGCATGTCCACTGAGCGCTTGATCGTTGATGAGAAGATAGCCGACGAATTTGTCGCAAAATTTGTCGAAAAAACTAAGCGCTTGAGCGCAGGCGACCCGTGCGTAACTGGCGACTGCATCATCGGCCCGATGGTCTCGCCAAATTCGGGTGAGCGGATCAATGGTTTGTTCAAAGACGCGATCGACAAAGGGGCAAAAGTTGTTTGCGGCGGCTTGGCCCAAGGTGCGCTCATGCCGGCCACGATCCTGGATCACGTCAAATCTGACATGCGGATTTACGATGAGGAGACCTTTGGTCCCATCACCGTGGTAATCCGTTGTAAAGGCGAAGCAGAGGCCGTCCGCATTGCCAACGACAGCGTCTATGGCCTGTCGTCGGGCGTATTTGGCCGCGACATCAACCGCGCTCTACGCGTGGGTATGTCCATCGAATATGGTTCTGTACACATCAACGGTTCGACCGTCCAGAACGAGGCGCAGGCTCCTTACGGAGGCACCAAGAACACCGGCTACGGGCGCTTCGACGGCCGTGCTGTAATCGACGAGTTCACAGAGATCAAGTGGCTGACCATCGAACCTTTCGAGCAGCAATATCCCTTCTGATAAGCACTAACTCCCAGGAATCAAACTATGAGTAAGCAAGCTGCAGTTATCGAGCTCGGATACATGGGTATCTCGGTCAAGGACCCTGATGCGTGGAAATCATTTGCCACGGATATGCTAGGTCTGCAAGTTCTTGATGAGGGTGAGAAGGACCGTTTCTATCTGCGGATGGATTACTGGCATCATCGGATCGTAGTCCATCACAACGGACAGGACGACTTGGAGTACCTAGGCTGGCGTGTAGCCGGCAAGCCGGAGTTCGAAGCTCTGGGTCAAAAGCTTATTGA encodes the following:
- the ndoB gene encoding naphthalene 1,2-dioxygenase system large oxygenase NdoB gives rise to the protein MNYNNKILVSESGLSQKHLIHGDEELFQHELKTIFARNWLFLTHDSLIPAPGDYVTAKMGIDEVIVSRQNDGSIRAFLNVCRHRGKTLVSVEAGNAKGFVCSYHGWGFGSNGELQSVPFEKDLYGESLNKKCLGLKEVARVESFHGFIYGCFDQEAPPLMDYLGDAAWYLEPMFKHSGGLELVGPPGKVVIKANWKAPAENFVGDAYHVGWTHASSLRSGESIFSSLAGNAALPPEGAGLQMTSKYGSGMGVLWDGYSGVHSADLVPELMAFGGAKQERLNKEIGDVRARIYRSHLNCTVFPNNSMLTCSGVFKVWNPIDANTTEVWTYAIVEKDMPEDLKRRLADSVQRTFGPAGFWESDDNDNMETASQNGKKYQSRDSDLLSNLGFGEDVYGDAVYPGVVGKSAIGETSYRGFYRAYQAHVSSSNWAEFEHASSTWHTELTKTTDR
- the ndoC gene encoding naphthalene 1,2-dioxygenase system small oxygenase NdoC; this translates as MMINIQEDKLVSAHDAEEILRFFNCHDSALQQEATTLLTQEAHLLDIQAYRAWLEHCVGAEVQYQVISRELRAASERRYKLNEAMNVYNENFQQLKVRVEHQLDPQNWGNSPKLRFTRFITNVQAAMDVNDKELLHIRSNVILHRARRGNQVDVFYAAREDKWKRGEGGVRKLVQRFVDYPERILQTHNLMVFL
- a CDS encoding aldehyde dehydrogenase; translated protein: MKTKLFINNAWIDSSDQQTFERIHPVSSDVVTESANATVTDAIKAAQAAEEAFKTWKAVGPSERRRLLLKVADVMESKTPKFIEVMAMEVGASALWAGFNVHASANVFREAASLATQIQGETIPTDKAETLSMTLRQPVGPILSIVPWNGTAVLAARAIAYPLVCGNTVVFKGSEFSPATHALITQCVQEAGLPAGVLNYLNSSPDRSPEIADALISAKEIRRINFTGSTRVGSIIAQKAAQHLKRCLLELGGKSPLIVLDDADIDAAVKAAVFGSFLFQGQICMSTERLIVDEKIADEFVAKFVEKTKRLSAGDPCVTGDCIIGPMVSPNSGERINGLFKDAIDKGAKVVCGGLAQGALMPATILDHVKSDMRIYDEETFGPITVVIRCKGEAEAVRIANDSVYGLSSGVFGRDINRALRVGMSIEYGSVHINGSTVQNEAQAPYGGTKNTGYGRFDGRAVIDEFTEIKWLTIEPFEQQYPF
- the hcaB gene encoding 3-(cis-5,6-dihydroxycyclohexa-1,3-dien-1-yl)propanoate dehydrogenase yields the protein MGNQQVVSITGAGSGIGLELVRSFKSAGYYVSALVRNEEQEALLCKEFKDALEIVVGDVRDHATNEKLIKQTIDRFGHLDCFIANAGIWDYMLSIEEPWEKISSSFDEIFDINVKSYFSGISAALPELKKTNGSVVMTASVSSHAVGGGGSCYIASKHAVLGMVKALAYELAPEVRVNAVSPGGTVTSLCGPASAGFDKMHMKDMPGIDDMIKGLTPLGFAAKPEDVVAPYLLLASRKQGKFITGTVISIDGGMALGRK